The proteins below come from a single Paraconexibacter algicola genomic window:
- a CDS encoding LLM class flavin-dependent oxidoreductase produces the protein MRFGLLHEHPLPRPWTPGDEGRLLREGLDRIALADRLGLHRVWVAEHHFQEERSHGAGALAVLGAAAQRTARLRLGWGPVTLASSIRHPAVLAAGLATLEALGDGRVDLAAAPAAVGAEVGGFGVDRATATPDWVEQLRTTARLLAPEPFSGADGRHVRMPPRALVPAGSRSPDPGLWMACARPEDVRVAGELGLGVLAQWLPEPEEAAEWVAEHRAVLRSERCVPAGAAITAGFAVVLPAHVHADERTAIDRGIDGAHFHAYAREHYETFGDHRPGSTDVWDAFSRHREDVGFARSIVVADGAPLPVKLLRDGRASLRGAVGTPGQVVELARRYADAGVDELVLVLDGGRTAHEHAVASLELLAAEVLPAFAADPAPADGLTAAERDAALARRRPGPPLDPGYAFGPMDDGPVAEGPGGDAGPAAPGAAGDAAGSGAAAAGRGAAGVQVLRAIAQARGAQAFRTFVRRSDDRRLERTIGSARGLAAVFATMAARFEPDAAAGFTGDLRYELRGADGVVRTWTVSCRLDGATAHRDARPDPAVTIKLGLADFVRLAAGELDPGKALLTGRLDLEGDFAVATRLGEMFGEV, from the coding sequence ATGCGCTTCGGCCTCCTGCACGAGCACCCGCTGCCCCGTCCCTGGACCCCCGGGGACGAGGGACGCCTGCTGCGCGAGGGCCTCGACCGGATCGCGCTGGCGGACCGGCTCGGCCTGCACCGCGTCTGGGTGGCCGAGCACCACTTCCAGGAGGAGCGCTCCCACGGGGCCGGGGCGCTCGCGGTGCTCGGGGCGGCCGCGCAGCGGACCGCGCGGCTGCGGCTCGGCTGGGGGCCGGTGACGCTGGCCTCGTCGATCCGCCATCCGGCCGTCCTGGCCGCCGGGCTCGCGACGCTCGAGGCGCTCGGCGACGGTCGCGTGGACCTCGCCGCCGCGCCCGCGGCCGTCGGCGCCGAGGTCGGGGGCTTCGGGGTCGACCGCGCGACCGCCACGCCCGACTGGGTCGAGCAGCTGCGCACGACCGCGCGGCTGCTGGCCCCGGAGCCGTTCAGCGGCGCCGACGGGCGCCACGTGCGGATGCCGCCGCGAGCCCTGGTGCCCGCCGGGTCCCGGAGCCCGGATCCCGGACTGTGGATGGCCTGCGCCCGCCCCGAGGACGTGCGCGTGGCCGGCGAGCTCGGCCTCGGGGTCCTCGCCCAGTGGCTCCCGGAGCCCGAGGAGGCGGCCGAGTGGGTCGCCGAGCACCGGGCGGTGCTGCGGTCGGAGCGGTGCGTGCCGGCGGGTGCCGCGATCACGGCGGGGTTCGCGGTCGTCCTGCCCGCCCACGTCCACGCCGACGAGCGGACCGCGATCGACCGCGGGATCGACGGCGCCCACTTCCACGCGTACGCGCGCGAGCACTACGAGACCTTCGGCGACCACCGTCCCGGCAGCACCGACGTGTGGGACGCGTTCTCCCGGCACCGCGAGGACGTCGGCTTCGCCCGCTCGATCGTCGTGGCCGACGGCGCGCCGCTGCCGGTGAAGCTGCTGCGCGACGGGCGCGCCTCCCTGCGGGGGGCGGTCGGGACGCCCGGGCAGGTGGTCGAGCTCGCCCGGCGCTACGCGGACGCGGGCGTGGACGAGCTCGTGCTCGTGCTCGACGGCGGGCGCACCGCCCACGAGCACGCGGTCGCCTCGCTGGAGCTGCTCGCCGCCGAGGTGCTCCCGGCCTTCGCCGCCGATCCCGCCCCGGCGGACGGGCTGACGGCGGCCGAGCGCGACGCGGCGCTCGCGCGGCGTCGCCCGGGCCCGCCGCTGGACCCCGGGTACGCGTTCGGCCCGATGGACGACGGTCCGGTCGCCGAGGGGCCGGGCGGCGACGCCGGCCCGGCCGCGCCCGGTGCCGCGGGCGACGCGGCCGGGTCGGGGGCGGCCGCGGCCGGGCGGGGGGCGGCCGGCGTGCAGGTGCTCCGCGCGATCGCGCAGGCACGCGGCGCGCAGGCGTTCCGGACCTTCGTGCGCCGCAGCGACGATCGTCGCCTGGAGCGCACGATCGGCTCGGCCCGGGGGCTCGCCGCGGTGTTCGCCACGATGGCCGCGCGCTTCGAGCCCGACGCGGCGGCGGGCTTCACCGGCGACCTGCGCTACGAGCTGCGCGGCGCCGACGGGGTCGTGCGGACGTGGACGGTCAGCTGCCGGCTCGACGGTGCCACCGCGCACCGCGACGCCCGCCCCGATCCCGCGGTGACGATCAAGCTCGGTCTCGCCGACTTCGTGCGGCTCGCGGCGGGCGAGCTCGACCCGGGCAAGGCGCTGCTGACCGGGCGGCTGGACCTCGAGGGGGACTTCGCGGTCGCGACCCGGCTGGGGGAGATGTTCGGCGAGGTCTGA
- a CDS encoding penicillin acylase family protein, with the protein MGRGSRGRAALAATVTVLASGLAASAAAAGVLQAEGVLPPGQSGFVSLAGLTSGTGSPHLYDQNQMYIDFRRKPLLFQIDRPVGAVETPRPGVTIARDAAGVPAVRAGNEADAWFGAGYAIAQDRLFQLEAFRHATKGRLAELTGSGALADDLVSRRDYYTESERQRMYERLSPRLKTRILAYRDGINAWIDRVRLSPADLPAEYVATATLPTPWTVDDSIAVGIFLARTVPSGDGNELANLRTVQQSGVRALQQLLPLRTTGRRPTIPAADADFSQGRARTAREERDALKRSAAFAQTLPRPSAVAAAAPARKAGLAPGRIGRTGGSYMFAVRRKDGHAFLFNGPQLGFSTPELFVEVEVHWPGHDLRGVTAPGIPVIGIGHNGKVAWGFTSGLSDEDDLYAEKLVPGKPETYIYKGQERQMECRDETFQFKNLAAAVLGGGLPEAGQRTERICRTVHGPVQHREGDVAYARRYAIWMRDVETLEGIVALNDAASIRDVDRAMNLVTWNENVMAADSQGNIGYWHPGLFQQRPKGWDDRLPYPGTGEAEWPGLVDRTRTPRVINPKQGWLANWNNVPTRSWTNGDGESPERVSGAFHRGSFLMDLVRRLHRAPDFEAAKATVQRAGSTAQQRVLAVTRTRLRAAARGATGDAKVVLDTILRWDGDYVRTDARGTIDPGVATWLELKRRAAAIALGRLGDGVKRFDGTPSRSHEYDISPGAAYALRTLKPAELRTAAAAAHGALAERFGTADASAWRDPRKLYDVGAQGAGSAPDLPFFDRGTWEQVIELGP; encoded by the coding sequence ATGGGACGAGGGAGCAGGGGTCGCGCCGCGCTCGCGGCGACCGTCACGGTGCTGGCGTCGGGCCTGGCGGCGAGCGCCGCCGCCGCCGGCGTGCTGCAGGCCGAGGGCGTGCTGCCCCCGGGGCAGAGCGGGTTCGTGTCGCTGGCGGGTCTGACGAGCGGGACGGGATCGCCGCACCTCTACGACCAGAACCAGATGTACATCGACTTCCGGCGCAAGCCGCTGCTGTTCCAGATCGACCGGCCGGTCGGCGCCGTGGAGACCCCGCGGCCCGGGGTGACGATCGCGCGGGACGCGGCCGGCGTGCCCGCGGTGCGCGCGGGCAACGAGGCGGACGCGTGGTTCGGCGCCGGGTACGCGATCGCCCAGGACCGGCTGTTCCAGCTCGAGGCGTTCCGCCACGCGACGAAGGGCCGCCTGGCGGAGCTGACCGGCTCCGGGGCGCTCGCGGACGACCTCGTGTCGCGGCGCGACTACTACACCGAGTCCGAGCGGCAGCGGATGTACGAGCGGCTCAGCCCGCGGCTCAAGACGCGCATCCTCGCCTACCGCGACGGCATCAACGCCTGGATCGACCGCGTGCGGCTCTCCCCCGCGGACCTCCCCGCGGAGTACGTTGCGACCGCGACGCTCCCGACCCCGTGGACCGTCGACGACTCGATCGCCGTCGGCATCTTCCTCGCCCGCACGGTCCCGTCCGGGGACGGCAACGAGCTCGCCAACCTCCGCACCGTGCAGCAGTCGGGGGTCCGGGCCCTGCAGCAGCTGCTGCCGCTGCGCACGACCGGCCGCCGGCCGACGATCCCGGCCGCCGACGCCGACTTCTCGCAGGGCCGCGCGCGCACCGCCCGCGAGGAGCGCGACGCGCTCAAGCGGTCGGCGGCGTTCGCGCAGACTCTTCCCCGTCCGAGCGCCGTCGCGGCCGCCGCCCCCGCCCGCAAGGCGGGCCTCGCGCCCGGCCGGATCGGGCGCACGGGCGGCTCGTACATGTTCGCCGTGCGCCGCAAGGACGGGCACGCGTTCCTCTTCAACGGGCCGCAGCTGGGCTTCTCGACCCCTGAGCTGTTCGTCGAGGTCGAGGTGCACTGGCCGGGCCACGACCTGCGCGGCGTCACCGCCCCGGGCATCCCCGTGATCGGGATCGGCCACAACGGCAAGGTCGCCTGGGGCTTCACGTCCGGGCTCAGCGACGAGGACGACCTGTACGCCGAGAAGCTCGTGCCGGGCAAGCCCGAGACGTACATCTACAAGGGCCAGGAGCGGCAGATGGAGTGCCGCGACGAGACCTTCCAGTTCAAGAACCTCGCGGCCGCGGTGCTCGGCGGCGGGCTGCCGGAGGCCGGGCAGCGGACCGAGCGGATCTGCCGGACGGTCCACGGGCCGGTCCAGCACCGCGAGGGCGACGTCGCCTACGCGCGCCGCTACGCGATCTGGATGCGGGACGTCGAGACGCTCGAGGGGATCGTCGCGCTCAACGACGCGGCGTCGATCCGCGACGTCGACCGCGCGATGAACCTCGTGACGTGGAACGAGAACGTCATGGCCGCGGACTCCCAGGGGAACATCGGCTACTGGCACCCGGGCCTGTTCCAGCAGCGCCCGAAGGGCTGGGACGACCGGCTGCCCTACCCGGGGACCGGGGAGGCGGAGTGGCCCGGCCTCGTCGACCGCACGAGGACGCCGCGGGTGATCAACCCGAAGCAGGGCTGGCTGGCGAACTGGAACAACGTGCCGACCCGCAGCTGGACCAACGGCGACGGCGAGTCCCCCGAGCGCGTCAGCGGCGCCTTCCACCGCGGCTCGTTCCTCATGGATCTCGTGCGGCGCCTGCACCGCGCCCCGGACTTCGAGGCCGCGAAGGCGACCGTGCAGCGCGCGGGCAGCACCGCGCAGCAGCGGGTGCTCGCGGTGACGCGCACGCGGCTGCGTGCCGCGGCGCGCGGCGCGACCGGTGACGCGAAGGTCGTGCTCGACACGATCCTGCGCTGGGACGGCGACTACGTGCGCACCGACGCCCGCGGAACGATCGACCCGGGCGTGGCGACCTGGCTGGAGCTCAAGCGCCGCGCGGCGGCGATCGCGCTCGGCCGCCTCGGCGACGGCGTGAAGCGGTTCGACGGCACGCCGAGCCGCAGCCACGAGTACGACATCTCCCCGGGCGCCGCGTACGCGCTGCGGACGCTGAAGCCCGCCGAGCTGCGGACCGCCGCGGCGGCCGCGCACGGCGCGCTGGCCGAGCGGTTCGGCACCGCGGACGCGTCGGCGTGGCGGGACCCGCGCAAGCTCTACGACGTCGGCGCCCAGGGCGCCGGCTCGGCCCCGGACCTGCCGTTCTTCGACCGCGGCACCTGGGAGCAGGTGATCGAGCTCGGGCCGTAG
- a CDS encoding DUF3307 domain-containing protein, producing the protein MVWSEVFLVLVVCHCAGDFLLQTEFQATRKPGGLGRDPVARRALLTHIATYALPMVAALVWVGTETDALHVALVGVLVLGTHLVQDDGRLLVRWVARVKKTSTPFGSPLWMAIDQSFHLVWLFAAALAAAA; encoded by the coding sequence ATGGTCTGGTCGGAGGTCTTCCTCGTGCTCGTCGTCTGCCACTGCGCCGGCGACTTCCTGCTGCAGACGGAGTTCCAGGCCACGCGCAAGCCGGGCGGCCTGGGCCGCGATCCGGTGGCGCGCCGCGCGCTGCTCACCCACATCGCGACCTACGCCCTGCCGATGGTGGCCGCGCTGGTCTGGGTCGGCACGGAGACCGACGCCCTGCACGTCGCGCTCGTCGGCGTGCTCGTCCTCGGCACGCATCTGGTGCAGGACGACGGGCGACTGCTCGTGCGGTGGGTGGCGCGGGTGAAGAAGACCTCGACGCCGTTCGGCTCGCCGCTGTGGATGGCGATCGACCAGAGCTTCCACCTGGTCTGGCTGTTCGCCGCGGCGCTCGCCGCCGCGGCGTGA
- the lexA gene encoding transcriptional repressor LexA: protein MDLTKRQQEIFDFIKRYSAKYGYPPTVRDIGKAVGLASSSTVHAHLANLEKLGLLRRDPSKPRAIELLDRVGERVGESVQEAVDNVKSLVRPGLPVVGSVAAGQPILAEENIEEYVNVPAAAGGEQGEYVLKVRGESMIDAGILEGDFVVVRPQETANDGEIVVALVGEEATVKRFFREPDHVRLQPENRTMEPIRSKDVKVMGRVVGLFRSV from the coding sequence ATGGACCTCACCAAGCGCCAGCAGGAGATCTTCGACTTCATCAAGCGCTACTCGGCGAAGTACGGGTACCCGCCCACGGTCCGCGACATCGGCAAGGCCGTCGGCCTGGCCTCGTCCTCGACGGTCCACGCCCACCTGGCGAACCTCGAGAAGCTCGGGCTGCTGCGCCGCGACCCGTCCAAGCCGCGCGCGATCGAGCTGCTCGACCGCGTGGGCGAGCGCGTCGGCGAGTCGGTGCAGGAGGCGGTCGACAACGTCAAGAGCCTCGTGCGGCCCGGCCTGCCGGTCGTCGGCTCCGTCGCCGCCGGTCAGCCGATCCTCGCCGAGGAGAACATCGAGGAGTACGTCAACGTCCCGGCGGCCGCCGGCGGCGAGCAGGGCGAGTACGTCCTGAAGGTCCGCGGGGAGTCGATGATCGACGCGGGCATCCTCGAGGGCGACTTCGTCGTCGTCCGCCCGCAGGAGACCGCCAACGACGGCGAGATCGTCGTCGCGCTCGTCGGCGAGGAGGCGACGGTCAAGCGGTTCTTCCGCGAGCCCGACCACGTGCGTCTCCAGCCGGAGAACCGCACGATGGAGCCGATCCGCAGCAAGGATGTCAAGGTCATGGGCCGGGTCGTCGGTCTCTTCCGGAGCGTCTGA
- a CDS encoding MarR family winged helix-turn-helix transcriptional regulator produces MGTATTDTDLGADVDDAGRPGCLVSDLGWLLSQAHFALAHQLAVAMRDVGISPRALHVLQTARAREWNQSELAEAVGLDKTTMVSTMDELEQLGLAERRPAAHDRRARVIAVTAEGARTADRARRVVEETQAAVLAELDESQRRAFLDGLSQLVRTTLAEPAGCTPLRRRQPRA; encoded by the coding sequence ATGGGCACGGCCACCACGGACACCGACCTCGGCGCCGACGTGGACGACGCCGGCCGCCCCGGCTGCCTCGTCTCCGACCTCGGCTGGCTGCTCTCGCAGGCGCACTTCGCCCTCGCCCACCAGCTGGCCGTCGCGATGCGCGACGTGGGGATCTCCCCCCGCGCGCTGCACGTGCTGCAGACCGCCCGCGCCCGCGAGTGGAACCAGAGCGAGCTCGCCGAGGCGGTCGGGCTCGACAAGACCACGATGGTCTCGACGATGGACGAGCTCGAGCAGCTCGGGCTCGCCGAGCGCCGGCCCGCGGCGCACGACCGGCGCGCCCGCGTGATCGCCGTGACCGCGGAGGGGGCCCGCACCGCGGACCGGGCCCGGCGGGTCGTCGAGGAGACCCAGGCCGCCGTGCTCGCGGAGCTCGACGAGTCCCAGCGCCGCGCGTTCCTCGACGGGCTGTCGCAGCTCGTGCGCACGACGCTCGCCGAGCCGGCGGGCTGCACCCCGCTGCGCCGCCGCCAGCCGCGCGCGTAA
- a CDS encoding MFS transporter: protein MLSPSPAPAAERSRWIALVILCTGMLMIILDGTVVNVALPAVQDDLGFTNSSLAWVVNAYLITFGGLLLLAGRLGDLLGRRRVFLAGLVVFTVASALCGLAQSQGVLIGARLLQGVGGALTSSVILGMIITMFPEPREQAKAIGVFSFVASAGASLGLLVGGVLTDALSWHWIFFINLPIGVATALFALRYVADDAGQGLRAGADVPGSVLITAALMLGVFTIVEVEGNGWGSTQTIGLGAVALALLAGFVARQHTARQPLMPLRILRSRNVSGANAIQVLLVAGMFGMFFLGTLYLERVLGYDELEIGLAFLPVSLGIGLLSLGFSEQLIMRVGARPTLLTGLLLVLGGLLLFARVPVDGRYATDVLPSALLFGVGAGMAFPAMMTLAMSAATPQDAGLTSGLVNTTQQVGAALGLSLLATFSATRTEDLVARGATEATALTEGYQLGFTIAAGLVIAAIALAVVVLERVPAPAHDPAREDAAEPAARVLVG from the coding sequence ATGCTCTCCCCCTCCCCCGCTCCCGCCGCGGAGCGCTCCCGCTGGATCGCGCTCGTGATCCTCTGCACCGGGATGCTCATGATCATCCTCGACGGCACCGTCGTGAACGTCGCGCTCCCCGCCGTCCAGGACGATCTCGGCTTCACGAACTCGAGCCTCGCCTGGGTCGTCAACGCCTACCTCATCACCTTCGGCGGCCTGCTCCTCCTCGCCGGCCGCCTCGGCGACCTGCTCGGCCGCCGCCGCGTCTTCCTCGCCGGCCTCGTCGTCTTCACCGTCGCCTCCGCCCTGTGCGGGCTGGCGCAGTCGCAGGGCGTGCTGATCGGCGCCCGGCTGCTGCAGGGCGTCGGCGGCGCGCTGACCTCCTCGGTGATCCTCGGGATGATCATCACGATGTTCCCGGAGCCCCGGGAGCAGGCGAAGGCGATCGGCGTCTTCAGCTTCGTCGCGTCCGCCGGCGCGTCGCTCGGCCTCCTCGTCGGCGGCGTCCTGACCGACGCCCTCAGCTGGCACTGGATCTTCTTCATCAACCTGCCGATCGGCGTCGCCACCGCGCTCTTCGCGCTGCGCTACGTCGCCGACGACGCCGGGCAGGGCCTGCGGGCCGGGGCCGACGTCCCCGGCTCCGTCCTCATCACCGCCGCGCTCATGCTCGGCGTCTTCACGATCGTCGAGGTCGAGGGCAACGGCTGGGGCTCGACGCAGACGATCGGCCTCGGCGCCGTCGCGCTGGCGCTCCTCGCCGGCTTCGTCGCGCGCCAGCACACCGCCCGCCAGCCGCTCATGCCGCTGCGGATCCTCCGCTCGCGCAACGTCTCTGGCGCCAACGCGATCCAGGTGCTGCTCGTCGCCGGGATGTTCGGGATGTTCTTCCTCGGGACGCTCTACCTCGAGCGGGTCCTGGGCTACGACGAGCTCGAGATCGGGCTGGCGTTCCTCCCCGTCAGCCTCGGCATCGGCCTGCTGTCGCTCGGCTTCAGCGAGCAGCTGATCATGCGGGTCGGCGCACGGCCCACGCTCCTCACCGGGCTGCTGCTCGTGCTCGGCGGCCTGCTGCTGTTCGCGCGCGTGCCGGTCGACGGCCGCTACGCGACCGACGTGCTGCCCTCGGCGCTCCTGTTCGGCGTCGGCGCGGGCATGGCGTTCCCGGCGATGATGACGCTCGCGATGTCCGCCGCGACCCCGCAGGACGCCGGCCTGACGTCCGGGCTCGTGAACACCACGCAGCAGGTCGGCGCCGCGCTCGGGCTGTCCCTGCTGGCGACCTTCTCCGCCACCCGCACCGAGGACCTCGTCGCCCGCGGCGCCACCGAGGCGACCGCCCTGACGGAGGGGTACCAGCTCGGCTTCACGATCGCCGCCGGACTCGTGATCGCCGCGATCGCGCTCGCCGTGGTCGTGCTCGAGCGCGTCCCCGCCCCCGCGCACGACCCCGCGCGGGAGGACGCGGCCGAGCCCGCCGCGCGCGTGCTCGTCGGCTGA
- a CDS encoding ribonucleotide reductase translates to MLAGYQHLLFAGRRLQWDEAAIDLGPDARAVADLPTAVRARLDRLVAGFCVAETAVAQHLDPFVARSAAVDPDAHACFALQQGDERRHARFFARVADEVLGLPADPRALAGPAIVGLFEEDLPRRAAALAADAEAFGAAVGLYHLVLEGIVFAIGQDALLDELDALDGALPGTRAGVARVQGDERWHVGLGVLHLRTLGAPVDVTEPARRAAAAWGPGIATVARVDRVLRAHARRVGFVPAAA, encoded by the coding sequence ATGCTCGCGGGCTACCAGCACCTCCTGTTCGCCGGCCGGCGGCTGCAGTGGGACGAGGCGGCGATCGACCTCGGCCCGGACGCCCGGGCGGTCGCCGACCTGCCGACCGCCGTGCGGGCGCGGCTCGACCGCCTCGTCGCCGGCTTCTGCGTCGCGGAGACGGCGGTCGCGCAGCACCTGGACCCGTTCGTCGCCCGGTCGGCGGCGGTCGATCCCGACGCCCACGCGTGCTTCGCGCTCCAGCAGGGCGACGAGCGGCGGCACGCGCGGTTCTTCGCCCGGGTGGCCGACGAGGTGCTCGGACTCCCAGCGGACCCTCGCGCGCTCGCCGGTCCCGCGATCGTCGGCCTGTTCGAGGAGGACCTGCCGCGCCGGGCGGCCGCGCTCGCCGCCGACGCGGAGGCGTTCGGGGCGGCCGTCGGCCTCTACCACCTGGTGCTCGAGGGCATCGTCTTCGCGATCGGCCAGGACGCGCTGCTTGACGAGCTCGACGCGCTGGACGGCGCCCTGCCGGGAACCCGTGCGGGCGTCGCGCGCGTCCAGGGGGACGAGCGCTGGCACGTCGGTCTCGGCGTCCTGCACCTGCGCACGCTCGGCGCGCCGGTCGACGTGACCGAGCCCGCGCGCCGCGCCGCGGCCGCGTGGGGCCCGGGGATCGCGACCGTCGCGCGCGTCGACCGCGTCCTGCGCGCGCACGCACGGCGGGTCGGCTTCGTCCCCGCCGCGGCCTGA
- a CDS encoding LysR family transcriptional regulator — translation MLDVKRLRVLREVASRGSFSAAADALSYTQSAISQQIAALEREAGTTLVERSARGVRLTEAGEALVRHTDAILARLADAEAELEAIAGLRGGRLRLAAFPTAAATVMPRAIAAFRERHPAVELSMVPMEPDESVAALKAGEVDIATVILDEGPPARQYEGIELLHLLDDPMYAMLPIGHEHAGKARLRLADLSTEKWMLGATGTCPDTQILLRACLTAGFQAQIAFHSDDYLAIQGLVASGLGIALVPDLALVAVRDDVVVRALTDATPVRRIFAATLCEGYCSPAATAMLELLAEVGAAFCQGRRELALAS, via the coding sequence ATGCTCGATGTGAAGCGTCTCCGGGTCCTGCGCGAGGTCGCGTCGCGGGGGTCGTTCTCCGCCGCGGCCGACGCCCTGAGCTACACGCAGTCGGCGATCAGCCAGCAGATCGCGGCGCTGGAGCGCGAGGCGGGCACCACGCTCGTGGAGCGCTCGGCCCGCGGGGTGCGGCTGACCGAGGCGGGCGAGGCGCTCGTCCGCCACACCGACGCGATCCTCGCCCGGCTCGCCGACGCCGAGGCCGAGCTCGAGGCGATCGCCGGCCTGCGGGGCGGACGCCTGCGGCTCGCGGCCTTCCCGACCGCCGCGGCGACCGTCATGCCGCGCGCGATCGCCGCCTTCCGCGAGCGCCACCCGGCGGTCGAGCTCAGCATGGTCCCGATGGAGCCCGACGAGTCGGTCGCCGCGCTGAAGGCCGGCGAGGTCGACATCGCCACCGTGATCCTCGACGAGGGACCGCCCGCCCGCCAGTACGAGGGCATCGAGCTCCTGCACCTGCTCGACGACCCGATGTACGCGATGCTCCCGATCGGTCACGAGCACGCGGGCAAGGCGCGGCTGCGGCTCGCCGACCTCTCGACGGAGAAGTGGATGCTCGGCGCCACCGGCACGTGCCCGGACACCCAGATCCTCCTGCGCGCCTGCCTGACCGCGGGGTTCCAGGCGCAGATCGCCTTCCACTCCGACGACTACCTCGCGATCCAGGGACTCGTCGCCTCCGGGCTCGGCATCGCGCTCGTGCCCGACCTGGCGCTCGTCGCGGTCCGCGACGACGTCGTCGTCCGGGCGCTCACCGACGCGACGCCGGTGCGACGGATCTTCGCCGCGACCCTCTGCGAGGGCTACTGCTCCCCGGCCGCGACGGCGATGCTCGAGCTGCTCGCCGAGGTCGGGGCCGCGTTCTGCCAGGGCCGGCGCGAGCTCGCCCTCGCCTCGTAG
- a CDS encoding DUF3291 domain-containing protein, which yields MGHHLAQLNIGRTLAPVDSDLLIGFTTMLDVVNDRAERSDGFVWRLQDDGIGNATSLRWPDDDTINVNMSTWTAVEALHAFVYGDREHRAVMRRRREWFEKLAIFQCLWWVPEGHRPTLMEAQQRLTALEADGPTPYAFTFTTAFPAPDGPATDVRSFPDACPA from the coding sequence ATGGGCCACCACCTCGCGCAGCTGAACATCGGACGGACGCTCGCCCCGGTCGACAGCGACCTGCTGATCGGGTTCACGACGATGCTCGACGTCGTCAACGACCGGGCCGAGCGGTCCGACGGGTTCGTCTGGCGCCTGCAGGACGACGGGATCGGCAACGCGACGTCGCTGCGCTGGCCCGACGACGACACGATCAACGTGAACATGTCGACCTGGACCGCCGTCGAGGCGCTCCACGCCTTCGTCTACGGGGACCGCGAGCACCGCGCCGTGATGCGCCGGCGCCGCGAGTGGTTCGAGAAGCTCGCGATCTTCCAGTGCCTGTGGTGGGTCCCCGAGGGTCACCGCCCGACGCTGATGGAGGCGCAGCAGCGGCTGACCGCGCTGGAGGCCGACGGCCCGACCCCGTACGCGTTCACCTTCACGACCGCGTTCCCGGCCCCGGACGGGCCGGCCACGGACGTCCGGTCGTTCCCCGACGCCTGCCCGGCCTAG
- a CDS encoding NAD(P)H-binding protein gives MSQIGITGATGAIGSRVARALAAEGHEPRLVVRDASRVETGLHGLPIAVVPGGYADEPELRGALHGVDVLLLVSGAESADRMDHHAAAVRAARDAGVRRVVYTSFFAAAPDCVFTLGRDHHATEQLIRDAGLAWTFLRDNLYLDFFPLLAGEDRVLRGPAGDGRLAAVAREDVAAVAAAALLDEAHAGASYDLTGPEALTLAEAAATMTDVLGVPFGFVDETLEEAYASRAHHGAPDWQLQAWVSTYTAIAAGELDGVTGDVERVLGRAPLSLRDVLEAGR, from the coding sequence ATGTCTCAGATCGGGATCACGGGCGCCACCGGCGCGATCGGCAGCCGCGTCGCGCGGGCCCTCGCCGCGGAGGGGCACGAGCCCCGTCTGGTCGTCCGCGACGCCTCGCGGGTCGAGACGGGCCTGCACGGCCTGCCGATCGCGGTCGTCCCGGGCGGCTACGCGGACGAGCCCGAGCTGCGCGGCGCGCTGCACGGCGTCGACGTCCTGCTGCTGGTGTCGGGGGCCGAGTCCGCCGACCGGATGGACCACCACGCCGCCGCGGTCCGCGCGGCGCGGGACGCCGGCGTGCGGCGTGTCGTCTACACGAGCTTCTTCGCCGCGGCGCCGGACTGCGTCTTCACGCTCGGCCGCGACCACCACGCGACCGAGCAGCTCATCCGCGACGCGGGCCTCGCCTGGACGTTCCTGCGGGACAACCTCTACCTGGACTTCTTCCCGCTGCTGGCCGGGGAGGACCGGGTGCTCCGCGGCCCGGCCGGTGACGGCCGTCTCGCCGCCGTCGCGCGCGAGGACGTCGCGGCGGTGGCGGCCGCCGCGCTGCTCGACGAGGCGCACGCGGGGGCGAGCTACGACCTCACCGGGCCGGAGGCGCTGACGCTGGCCGAGGCCGCGGCGACGATGACCGACGTGCTCGGCGTCCCGTTCGGGTTCGTCGACGAGACGCTCGAGGAGGCCTACGCGTCGCGCGCGCATCACGGGGCGCCGGACTGGCAGCTGCAGGCGTGGGTCAGCACCTACACGGCGATCGCCGCGGGGGAGCTGGACGGGGTGACCGGCGACGTCGAGCGGGTGCTGGGCCGCGCGCCGCTGTCGCTGCGCGACGTGCTCGAGGCCGGCCGCTAG